In Chrysemys picta bellii isolate R12L10 chromosome 3, ASM1138683v2, whole genome shotgun sequence, a single genomic region encodes these proteins:
- the SIX2 gene encoding homeobox protein SIX2 isoform X1 codes for MSMLPTFGFTQEQVACVCEVLQQGGNIERLGRFLWSLPACEHLHKNESVLKAKAVVAFHRGNFRELYKILESHQFSAHNHPKLQQLWLKAHYIEAEKLRGRPLGAVGKYRVRRKFPLPRSIWDGEETSYCFKEKSRSVLREWYAHNPYPSPREKRELAEATGLTTTQVSNWFKNRRQRDRAAEAKERYEENNENSNSNSHNPLSASMNGNKTVLGSSEDEKTPSGTPDHTSSSPALLLNSNPGLQPLHGLGHPQGPSAIPVPSADPMHHHSLQDSILNPMSSNLVDLGS; via the exons CGAAGTGCTCCAGCAGGGGGGCAATATAGAAAGGCTGGGGCGGTTCCTCTGGTCCCTACCTGCCTGCGAGCACCTCCACAAGAACGAGAGCGTCCTCAAGGCCAAGGCCGTGGTGGCTTTCCACCGGGGCAACTTCCGCGAGCTCTACAAGATCCTGGAGAGCCACCAGTTCTCTGCTCACAACCACCCCAAGCTCCAGCAGCTCTGGCTCAAGGCGCACTACATCGAGGCGGAGAAGCTGCGGGGGCGACCCCTAGGGGCAGTGGGCAAGTACCGGGTCCGCAGAAagttccccctgccccgctccatcTGGGACGGCGAGGAAACCAGCTACTGCTTTAAGGAGAAGAGCCGGAGCGTGCTGCGGGAATGGTATGCCCACAACCCCTACCCGTCCCCTCGGGAGAAGAGGGAGCTGGCCGAGGCTACCGGGCTCACCACCACCCAAGTCAGCAACTGGTTTAAAAACCGGAGGCAACGCGACCGTGCTGCTGAGGCCAAGGAAAGGTACGA GGAAAACAACGAGAATTCCAACTCCAACAGCCACAATCCTCTCTCAGCGTCAATGAACGGGAATAAGACAGTTTTGGGCAGCTCAGAAGACGAGAAGACGCCGTCAGGGACCCCTGATCACACTTCTTCCAGCCCAGCTTTACTGCTCAATTCGAACCCAGGCCTACAGCCGCTCCATGGCTTGGGTCACCCCCAAGGTCCTAGCGCCATTCCGGTACCCAGTGCGGACCCTATGCACCATCATAGTTTGCAGGACTCCATTCTCAACCCCATGTCCTCAAACTTGGTCGACCTTGGCTCTTAA
- the SIX2 gene encoding homeobox protein SIX2 isoform X2, with translation MSMLPTFGFTQEQVACVCEVLQQGGNIERLGRFLWSLPACEHLHKNESVLKAKAVVAFHRGNFRELYKILESHQFSAHNHPKLQQLWLKAHYIEAEKLRGRPLGAVGKYRVRRKFPLPRSIWDGEETSYCFKEKSRSVLREWYAHNPYPSPREKRELAEATGLTTTQVSNWFKNRRQRDRAAEAKERENNENSNSNSHNPLSASMNGNKTVLGSSEDEKTPSGTPDHTSSSPALLLNSNPGLQPLHGLGHPQGPSAIPVPSADPMHHHSLQDSILNPMSSNLVDLGS, from the exons CGAAGTGCTCCAGCAGGGGGGCAATATAGAAAGGCTGGGGCGGTTCCTCTGGTCCCTACCTGCCTGCGAGCACCTCCACAAGAACGAGAGCGTCCTCAAGGCCAAGGCCGTGGTGGCTTTCCACCGGGGCAACTTCCGCGAGCTCTACAAGATCCTGGAGAGCCACCAGTTCTCTGCTCACAACCACCCCAAGCTCCAGCAGCTCTGGCTCAAGGCGCACTACATCGAGGCGGAGAAGCTGCGGGGGCGACCCCTAGGGGCAGTGGGCAAGTACCGGGTCCGCAGAAagttccccctgccccgctccatcTGGGACGGCGAGGAAACCAGCTACTGCTTTAAGGAGAAGAGCCGGAGCGTGCTGCGGGAATGGTATGCCCACAACCCCTACCCGTCCCCTCGGGAGAAGAGGGAGCTGGCCGAGGCTACCGGGCTCACCACCACCCAAGTCAGCAACTGGTTTAAAAACCGGAGGCAACGCGACCGTGCTGCTGAGGCCAAGGAAAG GGAAAACAACGAGAATTCCAACTCCAACAGCCACAATCCTCTCTCAGCGTCAATGAACGGGAATAAGACAGTTTTGGGCAGCTCAGAAGACGAGAAGACGCCGTCAGGGACCCCTGATCACACTTCTTCCAGCCCAGCTTTACTGCTCAATTCGAACCCAGGCCTACAGCCGCTCCATGGCTTGGGTCACCCCCAAGGTCCTAGCGCCATTCCGGTACCCAGTGCGGACCCTATGCACCATCATAGTTTGCAGGACTCCATTCTCAACCCCATGTCCTCAAACTTGGTCGACCTTGGCTCTTAA